One genomic segment of Misgurnus anguillicaudatus chromosome 23, ASM2758022v2, whole genome shotgun sequence includes these proteins:
- the vcam1b gene encoding vascular cell adhesion protein 1b isoform X1 — protein MDLTFLVFILLPIPAVSYKVDMPSEVLFKVGDRRTLTCSLPSCPERVTFSWTALEDKPLYADMESKHTQSLLIFENVTNNHENTVVCKATCGKDSKQGKTAIRVYSFQRNPVITGNEHMILGEKSVLTCEVSHVHPSDYLEVELLYEDKVLVSKEGGDGTDSLKISHTFQPSSEDDGKEITCRASLNVEGIPPDERTKETSGHLRVLSAPHNLRISGLTAVSLGSSLTLTCEAEASPKLEFTWTSLKPDGQSVEIGKQREISIRNVTLSDAGVYQCEVSNNLGRQIINVSVVVQAPPMNTIIEASQKTVLMEGDSVSIFCKSDGVPVDRVVLRQMLDSRTTELKSSVGSETSFTFESVKVSDSGFYECTAFNTFGSQSASLSLTVEAAPHNLRISGLTAVSLGSSLTLTCEAEGSPELEFTWTSLKPDGQSVEIGKQREISIRNVTLSDAGVYQCEVSNNFGRQTDNVSVVVQAPPMNTIIEVSQKTVLMEGDSVSIFCKSDGVPVDRVVLRRMLDSRTTELKSSVGSETSFTFESVKVSDSGFYECTAFNTFGSQSASLSLTVEAAPYNLRISGLTAVSLGSSLTLTCEAEGSPELEFTWTSLKPDGQSVEIGKQREISIRNVTLSDAGVYQCEVSNNFGRQTDNVSVVVQAPPMNTIIEASQQTVLKEGQSISIFCKSDGVPVDRVVLRRMLDSRTTELKRSVGSETSFTFESVKVSDSGFYECTAFNKFGSQSASLNLTVEAYLLEVELQPSDAIVAESGSSLTLSCNASGCPQPMFSWKSLGNLPNRGLIKTDGLLSKLFLNPVEVEDEGTYICEVTCGSVEKSKQTKVNVFSFPTSPVVESPGPSLEGEMIRLTCTVLDVFPANFFRIVWTDGERELHSESGMFSSHLQNLTSVLSYRVEAKDQDKLMTCKVLLDMNGVPTAQTVKTASTALSVHYPPRGTRITVIPQGELKEGESVSISCLSDSIPVGRVELIRVVDGIETELMARDGVETSVILTPLELDDSGLYVCKASNRHGSESDSVEIKVKAPPRNTTVEVFPSSEVQEGQNITICCNSVSFPPPAVVLRKLDSESVIYSLDGVFQLINLTAKDTGLYQVNVTNDLGYETEIFTIHVMEKRFESPPSWTDFITPAICLGATAALVGIMVYLWRDRKKGSYDLTKCNPDTV, from the exons ATGGATTTAACTTTTCTTGTATTTATCTTACTACCAATCCCAG CTGTTTCATATAAGGTGGATATGCCCTCCGAAGTCCTGTTTAAGGTGGGTGACAGGAGGACGTTGACGTGCAGCCTGCCCTCATGCCCGGAGCGAGTGACGTTTTCTTGGACTGCGTTAGAGGACAAACCGCTATACGCCGACATGGAGAGCAAGCACACACAGTCCTTGTTGATCTTTGAAAATGTCACGAATAATCACGAAAACACCGTAGTGTGCAAAGCAACCTGTGGGAAGGACTCAAAACAGGGGAAAACTGCGATTAGAGTTTATT CTTTTCAAAGAAACCCAGTTATAACCGGGAACGAGCACATGATACTCGGCGAGAAGAGCGTCTTGACCTGTGAGGTATCTCATGTACACCCGTCAGATTACCTTGAAGTCGAATTGCTATATGAAGACAAAGTTCTGGTCAGTAAAGAAGGGGGAGATGGTACCGATAGTTTGAAGATATCCCACACATTCCAACCTTCAAGTGAAGACGATGGAAAGGAAATAACCTGCAGAGCATCCCTTAATGTTGAAGGCATACCACCTGATGAGAGGACCAAAGAGACATCTGGACACCTGAGGGTTCTTT CTGCACCTCATAATCTTCGAATATCTGGATTAACCGCAGTCTCACTGGGATCCAGTTTAACTTTGACCTGTGAGGCAGAGGCCAGCCCTAAGCTCGAGTTTACATGGACGTCACTTAAACCAGATGGCCAGTCTGTCGAAATAGGAAAACAACGAGAGATCTCCATACGCAATGTGACCCTATCTGATGCCGGTGTTTACCAGTGTGAAGTTAGCAATAATTTGGGAAGACAAATTATCAACGTTTCTGTTGTCGTTCAAG CACCTCCAATGAATACGATCATTGAAGCAAGTCAAAAAACAGTTCTGATGGAGGGAGACTCCGTAAGCATCTTCTGCAAATCCGATGGGGTCCCAGTGGATCGTGTGGTGCTGAGACAAATGCTGGATAGCAGAACAACAGAGCTGAAGAGCAGCGTTGGGTCTGAAACATCATTTACCTTTGAATCTGTCAAGGTGTCCGACTCTGGCTTTTATGAATGTACGGCCTTCAATACGTTTGGAAGTCAGAGTGCTTCTCTTAGCCTTACAGTTGAAG CTGCACCTCATAATCTCCGAATATCTGGATTAACCGCAGTCTCACTGGGATCCAGTTTAACTTTGACCTGTGAGGCAGAGGGCAGCCCTGAGCTTGAGTTTACATGGACGTCACTTAAACCAGATGGCCAGTCTGTCGAAATAGGAAAACAACGAGAGATCTCCATACGCAATGTGACCCTATCTGATGCTGGTGTTTACCAGTGTGAAGTTAGCAATAATTTTGGAAGACAAACGGACAATGTTTCTGTTGTCGTTCAAG CACCTCCAATGAATACGATCATTGAAGTAAGTCAAAAAACAGTTCTGATGGAGGGAGACTCCGTAAGCATCTTCTGCAAATCCGATGGGGTCCCAGTGGATCGTGTGGTGCTGAGACGAATGCTGGATAGCAGAACAACAGAGCTGAAGAGCAGCGTTGGGTCTGAAACATCATTTACCTTTGAATCTGTCAAGGTGTCCGACTCTGGCTTTTATGAATGTACGGCCTTCAATACGTTTGGAAGTCAGAGTGCTTCTCTTAGCCTTACAGTTGAAG CTGCACCTTATAATCTCCGAATATCTGGATTAACCGCAGTCTCACTGGGATCCAGTTTAACTTTGACCTGTGAGGCAGAGGGCAGCCCTGAGCTTGAGTTTACATGGACGTCACTTAAACCAGATGGCCAGTCTGTCGAAATAGGAAAACAACGAGAGATCTCCATACGCAATGTGACCCTATCTGATGCTGGTGTTTACCAGTGTGAAGTTAGCAATAATTTTGGAAGACAAACGGACAATGTTTCTGTTGTCGTTCAAG CACCCCCAATGAATACGATCATTGAAGCAAGTCAACAAACAGTTCTGAAGGAAGGACAGTCCATAAGCATCTTCTGCAAATCCGATGGGGTCCCAGTGGATCGTGTGGTGCTGAGACGAATGCTGGATAGCAGAACAACAGAGCTGAAGAGAAGTGTTGGGTCTGAAACATCATTTACCTTTGAATCTGTCAAGGTGTCCGACTCTGGCTTTTATGAATGTACGGCCTTCAATAAGTTTGGAAGTCAAAGTGCTTCTCTTAACCTTACAGTTGAAG CTTATTTGCTCGAAGTGGAACTCCAACCAAGTGATGCGATCGTAGCAGAAAGCGGCTCCAGCCTTACGCTTTCCTGCAATGCTTCAGGTTGCCCCCAACCCATGTTCTCCTGGAAGAGTCTTGGAAATCTACCAAACCGAGGCCTAATTAAAACCGACGGTTTATTGTCCAAGCTGTTCCTCAACCCGGTGGAGGTGGAAGATGAAGGAACTTACATCTGTGAGGTCACATGCGGCTCAGTTGAGAAGTCCAAACAGACCAAAGTGAATGTGTTCT CGTTTCCTACAAGTCCTGTGGTAGAAAGTCCTGGACCTTCTCTGGAGGGAGAGATGATACGCTTGACCTGCACCGTTCTGGATGTTTTCCCAGCCAATTTCTTCCGAATTGTGTGGACGGATGGGGAGCGGGAACTTCATTCTGAATCTGGGATGTTTTCGAGTCATCTTCAGAATCTGACTTCGGTGTTGTCTTATCGCGTAGAGGCTAAAGACCAAGACAAATTAATGACCTGCAAAGTCTTACTGGATATGAACGGTGTACCGACAGCTCAAACTGTAAAGACGGCTTCAACAGCTTTGTCCGTTCACT ATCCTCCCAGAGGGACCAGGATAACTGTGATCCCACAGGGCGAGCTCAAAGAAGGAGAATCTGTGAGCATTTCCTGCCTGTCTGACAGCATTCCGGTGGGGCGCGTGGAACTGATCAGGGTTGTGGATGGGATAGAAACAGAGCTGATGGCCAGGGATGGGGTTGAAACATCGGTTATCCTCACGCCTCTTGAGCTGGATGACTCCGGCCTATATGTGTGCAAAGCGTCTAACCGGCATGGAAGTGAAAGTGATAGtgttgaaattaaagtgaaag CACCACCCAGGAACACAACGGTGGAGGTCTTCCCATCCTCTGAGGTTCAGGAGGGCCAAAATATCACCATCTGTTGTAACTCCGTGAGCTTTCCTCCACCTGCGGTGGTCCTCAGGAAGCTGGATAGCGAGTCAGTCATCTACTCTCTCGATGGCGTCTTTCAGCTGATCAACCTTACTGCCAAAGACACAGGACTGTACCAGGTCAATGTCACCAATGATTTGGGCTACGAAACTGAGATTTTCACTATACATGTGATGG aGAAAAGATTTGAGTCTCCACCAAGCTGGACTGATTTTATAACCCCTGCAATCTGCCTGGGAGCCACTGCAGCACTTGTTGGTATTATGGTGTATCTCTGGAGAGACCGAAAGAAGGGTTCGTACGATCTCACGAAGTGCAATCCGGACACCGTATAG
- the vcam1b gene encoding vascular cell adhesion protein 1b isoform X2, whose protein sequence is MDLTFLVFILLPIPAVSYKVDMPSEVLFKVGDRRTLTCSLPSCPERVTFSWTALEDKPLYADMESKHTQSLLIFENVTNNHENTVVCKATCGKDSKQGKTAIRVYSFQRNPVITGNEHMILGEKSVLTCEVSHVHPSDYLEVELLYEDKVLVSKEGGDGTDSLKISHTFQPSSEDDGKEITCRASLNVEGIPPDERTKETSGHLRVLSAPHNLRISGLTAVSLGSSLTLTCEAEASPKLEFTWTSLKPDGQSVEIGKQREISIRNVTLSDAGVYQCEVSNNLGRQIINVSVVVQAPPMNTIIEASQKTVLMEGDSVSIFCKSDGVPVDRVVLRQMLDSRTTELKSSVGSETSFTFESVKVSDSGFYECTAFNTFGSQSASLSLTVEAAPHNLRISGLTAVSLGSSLTLTCEAEGSPELEFTWTSLKPDGQSVEIGKQREISIRNVTLSDAGVYQCEVSNNFGRQTDNVSVVVQAPPMNTIIEVSQKTVLMEGDSVSIFCKSDGVPVDRVVLRRMLDSRTTELKSSVGSETSFTFESVKVSDSGFYECTAFNTFGSQSASLSLTVEAAPYNLRISGLTAVSLGSSLTLTCEAEGSPELEFTWTSLKPDGQSVEIGKQREISIRNVTLSDAGVYQCEVSNNFGRQTDNVSVVVQAPPMNTIIEASQQTVLKEGQSISIFCKSDGVPVDRVVLRRMLDSRTTELKRSVGSETSFTFESVKVSDSGFYECTAFNKFGSQSASLNLTVEAYLLEVELQPSDAIVAESGSSLTLSCNASGCPQPMFSWKSLGNLPNRGLIKTDGLLSKLFLNPVEVEDEGTYICEVTCGSVEKSKQTKVNVFSFPTSPVVESPGPSLEGEMIRLTCTVLDVFPANFFRIVWTDGERELHSESGMFSSHLQNLTSVLSYRVEAKDQDKLMTCKVLLDMNGVPTAQTVKTASTALSVHYPPRGTRITVIPQGELKEGESVSISCLSDSIPVGRVELIRVVDGIETELMARDGVETSVILTPLELDDSGLYVCKASNRHGSESDSVEIKVKEKRFESPPSWTDFITPAICLGATAALVGIMVYLWRDRKKGSYDLTKCNPDTV, encoded by the exons ATGGATTTAACTTTTCTTGTATTTATCTTACTACCAATCCCAG CTGTTTCATATAAGGTGGATATGCCCTCCGAAGTCCTGTTTAAGGTGGGTGACAGGAGGACGTTGACGTGCAGCCTGCCCTCATGCCCGGAGCGAGTGACGTTTTCTTGGACTGCGTTAGAGGACAAACCGCTATACGCCGACATGGAGAGCAAGCACACACAGTCCTTGTTGATCTTTGAAAATGTCACGAATAATCACGAAAACACCGTAGTGTGCAAAGCAACCTGTGGGAAGGACTCAAAACAGGGGAAAACTGCGATTAGAGTTTATT CTTTTCAAAGAAACCCAGTTATAACCGGGAACGAGCACATGATACTCGGCGAGAAGAGCGTCTTGACCTGTGAGGTATCTCATGTACACCCGTCAGATTACCTTGAAGTCGAATTGCTATATGAAGACAAAGTTCTGGTCAGTAAAGAAGGGGGAGATGGTACCGATAGTTTGAAGATATCCCACACATTCCAACCTTCAAGTGAAGACGATGGAAAGGAAATAACCTGCAGAGCATCCCTTAATGTTGAAGGCATACCACCTGATGAGAGGACCAAAGAGACATCTGGACACCTGAGGGTTCTTT CTGCACCTCATAATCTTCGAATATCTGGATTAACCGCAGTCTCACTGGGATCCAGTTTAACTTTGACCTGTGAGGCAGAGGCCAGCCCTAAGCTCGAGTTTACATGGACGTCACTTAAACCAGATGGCCAGTCTGTCGAAATAGGAAAACAACGAGAGATCTCCATACGCAATGTGACCCTATCTGATGCCGGTGTTTACCAGTGTGAAGTTAGCAATAATTTGGGAAGACAAATTATCAACGTTTCTGTTGTCGTTCAAG CACCTCCAATGAATACGATCATTGAAGCAAGTCAAAAAACAGTTCTGATGGAGGGAGACTCCGTAAGCATCTTCTGCAAATCCGATGGGGTCCCAGTGGATCGTGTGGTGCTGAGACAAATGCTGGATAGCAGAACAACAGAGCTGAAGAGCAGCGTTGGGTCTGAAACATCATTTACCTTTGAATCTGTCAAGGTGTCCGACTCTGGCTTTTATGAATGTACGGCCTTCAATACGTTTGGAAGTCAGAGTGCTTCTCTTAGCCTTACAGTTGAAG CTGCACCTCATAATCTCCGAATATCTGGATTAACCGCAGTCTCACTGGGATCCAGTTTAACTTTGACCTGTGAGGCAGAGGGCAGCCCTGAGCTTGAGTTTACATGGACGTCACTTAAACCAGATGGCCAGTCTGTCGAAATAGGAAAACAACGAGAGATCTCCATACGCAATGTGACCCTATCTGATGCTGGTGTTTACCAGTGTGAAGTTAGCAATAATTTTGGAAGACAAACGGACAATGTTTCTGTTGTCGTTCAAG CACCTCCAATGAATACGATCATTGAAGTAAGTCAAAAAACAGTTCTGATGGAGGGAGACTCCGTAAGCATCTTCTGCAAATCCGATGGGGTCCCAGTGGATCGTGTGGTGCTGAGACGAATGCTGGATAGCAGAACAACAGAGCTGAAGAGCAGCGTTGGGTCTGAAACATCATTTACCTTTGAATCTGTCAAGGTGTCCGACTCTGGCTTTTATGAATGTACGGCCTTCAATACGTTTGGAAGTCAGAGTGCTTCTCTTAGCCTTACAGTTGAAG CTGCACCTTATAATCTCCGAATATCTGGATTAACCGCAGTCTCACTGGGATCCAGTTTAACTTTGACCTGTGAGGCAGAGGGCAGCCCTGAGCTTGAGTTTACATGGACGTCACTTAAACCAGATGGCCAGTCTGTCGAAATAGGAAAACAACGAGAGATCTCCATACGCAATGTGACCCTATCTGATGCTGGTGTTTACCAGTGTGAAGTTAGCAATAATTTTGGAAGACAAACGGACAATGTTTCTGTTGTCGTTCAAG CACCCCCAATGAATACGATCATTGAAGCAAGTCAACAAACAGTTCTGAAGGAAGGACAGTCCATAAGCATCTTCTGCAAATCCGATGGGGTCCCAGTGGATCGTGTGGTGCTGAGACGAATGCTGGATAGCAGAACAACAGAGCTGAAGAGAAGTGTTGGGTCTGAAACATCATTTACCTTTGAATCTGTCAAGGTGTCCGACTCTGGCTTTTATGAATGTACGGCCTTCAATAAGTTTGGAAGTCAAAGTGCTTCTCTTAACCTTACAGTTGAAG CTTATTTGCTCGAAGTGGAACTCCAACCAAGTGATGCGATCGTAGCAGAAAGCGGCTCCAGCCTTACGCTTTCCTGCAATGCTTCAGGTTGCCCCCAACCCATGTTCTCCTGGAAGAGTCTTGGAAATCTACCAAACCGAGGCCTAATTAAAACCGACGGTTTATTGTCCAAGCTGTTCCTCAACCCGGTGGAGGTGGAAGATGAAGGAACTTACATCTGTGAGGTCACATGCGGCTCAGTTGAGAAGTCCAAACAGACCAAAGTGAATGTGTTCT CGTTTCCTACAAGTCCTGTGGTAGAAAGTCCTGGACCTTCTCTGGAGGGAGAGATGATACGCTTGACCTGCACCGTTCTGGATGTTTTCCCAGCCAATTTCTTCCGAATTGTGTGGACGGATGGGGAGCGGGAACTTCATTCTGAATCTGGGATGTTTTCGAGTCATCTTCAGAATCTGACTTCGGTGTTGTCTTATCGCGTAGAGGCTAAAGACCAAGACAAATTAATGACCTGCAAAGTCTTACTGGATATGAACGGTGTACCGACAGCTCAAACTGTAAAGACGGCTTCAACAGCTTTGTCCGTTCACT ATCCTCCCAGAGGGACCAGGATAACTGTGATCCCACAGGGCGAGCTCAAAGAAGGAGAATCTGTGAGCATTTCCTGCCTGTCTGACAGCATTCCGGTGGGGCGCGTGGAACTGATCAGGGTTGTGGATGGGATAGAAACAGAGCTGATGGCCAGGGATGGGGTTGAAACATCGGTTATCCTCACGCCTCTTGAGCTGGATGACTCCGGCCTATATGTGTGCAAAGCGTCTAACCGGCATGGAAGTGAAAGTGATAGtgttgaaattaaagtgaaag aGAAAAGATTTGAGTCTCCACCAAGCTGGACTGATTTTATAACCCCTGCAATCTGCCTGGGAGCCACTGCAGCACTTGTTGGTATTATGGTGTATCTCTGGAGAGACCGAAAGAAGGGTTCGTACGATCTCACGAAGTGCAATCCGGACACCGTATAG
- the vcam1b gene encoding vascular cell adhesion protein 1b isoform X3 yields the protein MDLTFLVFILLPIPAVSYKVDMPSEVLFKVGDRRTLTCSLPSCPERVTFSWTALEDKPLYADMESKHTQSLLIFENVTNNHENTVVCKATCGKDSKQGKTAIRVYSFQRNPVITGNEHMILGEKSVLTCEVSHVHPSDYLEVELLYEDKVLVSKEGGDGTDSLKISHTFQPSSEDDGKEITCRASLNVEGIPPDERTKETSGHLRVLSAPHNLRISGLTAVSLGSSLTLTCEAEASPKLEFTWTSLKPDGQSVEIGKQREISIRNVTLSDAGVYQCEVSNNLGRQIINVSVVVQAPPMNTIIEASQKTVLMEGDSVSIFCKSDGVPVDRVVLRQMLDSRTTELKSSVGSETSFTFESVKVSDSGFYECTAFNTFGSQSASLSLTVEAAPHNLRISGLTAVSLGSSLTLTCEAEGSPELEFTWTSLKPDGQSVEIGKQREISIRNVTLSDAGVYQCEVSNNFGRQTDNVSVVVQAPPMNTIIEVSQKTVLMEGDSVSIFCKSDGVPVDRVVLRRMLDSRTTELKSSVGSETSFTFESVKVSDSGFYECTAFNTFGSQSASLSLTVEAYLLEVELQPSDAIVAESGSSLTLSCNASGCPQPMFSWKSLGNLPNRGLIKTDGLLSKLFLNPVEVEDEGTYICEVTCGSVEKSKQTKVNVFSFPTSPVVESPGPSLEGEMIRLTCTVLDVFPANFFRIVWTDGERELHSESGMFSSHLQNLTSVLSYRVEAKDQDKLMTCKVLLDMNGVPTAQTVKTASTALSVHYPPRGTRITVIPQGELKEGESVSISCLSDSIPVGRVELIRVVDGIETELMARDGVETSVILTPLELDDSGLYVCKASNRHGSESDSVEIKVKAPPRNTTVEVFPSSEVQEGQNITICCNSVSFPPPAVVLRKLDSESVIYSLDGVFQLINLTAKDTGLYQVNVTNDLGYETEIFTIHVMEKRFESPPSWTDFITPAICLGATAALVGIMVYLWRDRKKGSYDLTKCNPDTV from the exons ATGGATTTAACTTTTCTTGTATTTATCTTACTACCAATCCCAG CTGTTTCATATAAGGTGGATATGCCCTCCGAAGTCCTGTTTAAGGTGGGTGACAGGAGGACGTTGACGTGCAGCCTGCCCTCATGCCCGGAGCGAGTGACGTTTTCTTGGACTGCGTTAGAGGACAAACCGCTATACGCCGACATGGAGAGCAAGCACACACAGTCCTTGTTGATCTTTGAAAATGTCACGAATAATCACGAAAACACCGTAGTGTGCAAAGCAACCTGTGGGAAGGACTCAAAACAGGGGAAAACTGCGATTAGAGTTTATT CTTTTCAAAGAAACCCAGTTATAACCGGGAACGAGCACATGATACTCGGCGAGAAGAGCGTCTTGACCTGTGAGGTATCTCATGTACACCCGTCAGATTACCTTGAAGTCGAATTGCTATATGAAGACAAAGTTCTGGTCAGTAAAGAAGGGGGAGATGGTACCGATAGTTTGAAGATATCCCACACATTCCAACCTTCAAGTGAAGACGATGGAAAGGAAATAACCTGCAGAGCATCCCTTAATGTTGAAGGCATACCACCTGATGAGAGGACCAAAGAGACATCTGGACACCTGAGGGTTCTTT CTGCACCTCATAATCTTCGAATATCTGGATTAACCGCAGTCTCACTGGGATCCAGTTTAACTTTGACCTGTGAGGCAGAGGCCAGCCCTAAGCTCGAGTTTACATGGACGTCACTTAAACCAGATGGCCAGTCTGTCGAAATAGGAAAACAACGAGAGATCTCCATACGCAATGTGACCCTATCTGATGCCGGTGTTTACCAGTGTGAAGTTAGCAATAATTTGGGAAGACAAATTATCAACGTTTCTGTTGTCGTTCAAG CACCTCCAATGAATACGATCATTGAAGCAAGTCAAAAAACAGTTCTGATGGAGGGAGACTCCGTAAGCATCTTCTGCAAATCCGATGGGGTCCCAGTGGATCGTGTGGTGCTGAGACAAATGCTGGATAGCAGAACAACAGAGCTGAAGAGCAGCGTTGGGTCTGAAACATCATTTACCTTTGAATCTGTCAAGGTGTCCGACTCTGGCTTTTATGAATGTACGGCCTTCAATACGTTTGGAAGTCAGAGTGCTTCTCTTAGCCTTACAGTTGAAG CTGCACCTCATAATCTCCGAATATCTGGATTAACCGCAGTCTCACTGGGATCCAGTTTAACTTTGACCTGTGAGGCAGAGGGCAGCCCTGAGCTTGAGTTTACATGGACGTCACTTAAACCAGATGGCCAGTCTGTCGAAATAGGAAAACAACGAGAGATCTCCATACGCAATGTGACCCTATCTGATGCTGGTGTTTACCAGTGTGAAGTTAGCAATAATTTTGGAAGACAAACGGACAATGTTTCTGTTGTCGTTCAAG CACCTCCAATGAATACGATCATTGAAGTAAGTCAAAAAACAGTTCTGATGGAGGGAGACTCCGTAAGCATCTTCTGCAAATCCGATGGGGTCCCAGTGGATCGTGTGGTGCTGAGACGAATGCTGGATAGCAGAACAACAGAGCTGAAGAGCAGCGTTGGGTCTGAAACATCATTTACCTTTGAATCTGTCAAGGTGTCCGACTCTGGCTTTTATGAATGTACGGCCTTCAATACGTTTGGAAGTCAGAGTGCTTCTCTTAGCCTTACAGTTGAAG CTTATTTGCTCGAAGTGGAACTCCAACCAAGTGATGCGATCGTAGCAGAAAGCGGCTCCAGCCTTACGCTTTCCTGCAATGCTTCAGGTTGCCCCCAACCCATGTTCTCCTGGAAGAGTCTTGGAAATCTACCAAACCGAGGCCTAATTAAAACCGACGGTTTATTGTCCAAGCTGTTCCTCAACCCGGTGGAGGTGGAAGATGAAGGAACTTACATCTGTGAGGTCACATGCGGCTCAGTTGAGAAGTCCAAACAGACCAAAGTGAATGTGTTCT CGTTTCCTACAAGTCCTGTGGTAGAAAGTCCTGGACCTTCTCTGGAGGGAGAGATGATACGCTTGACCTGCACCGTTCTGGATGTTTTCCCAGCCAATTTCTTCCGAATTGTGTGGACGGATGGGGAGCGGGAACTTCATTCTGAATCTGGGATGTTTTCGAGTCATCTTCAGAATCTGACTTCGGTGTTGTCTTATCGCGTAGAGGCTAAAGACCAAGACAAATTAATGACCTGCAAAGTCTTACTGGATATGAACGGTGTACCGACAGCTCAAACTGTAAAGACGGCTTCAACAGCTTTGTCCGTTCACT ATCCTCCCAGAGGGACCAGGATAACTGTGATCCCACAGGGCGAGCTCAAAGAAGGAGAATCTGTGAGCATTTCCTGCCTGTCTGACAGCATTCCGGTGGGGCGCGTGGAACTGATCAGGGTTGTGGATGGGATAGAAACAGAGCTGATGGCCAGGGATGGGGTTGAAACATCGGTTATCCTCACGCCTCTTGAGCTGGATGACTCCGGCCTATATGTGTGCAAAGCGTCTAACCGGCATGGAAGTGAAAGTGATAGtgttgaaattaaagtgaaag CACCACCCAGGAACACAACGGTGGAGGTCTTCCCATCCTCTGAGGTTCAGGAGGGCCAAAATATCACCATCTGTTGTAACTCCGTGAGCTTTCCTCCACCTGCGGTGGTCCTCAGGAAGCTGGATAGCGAGTCAGTCATCTACTCTCTCGATGGCGTCTTTCAGCTGATCAACCTTACTGCCAAAGACACAGGACTGTACCAGGTCAATGTCACCAATGATTTGGGCTACGAAACTGAGATTTTCACTATACATGTGATGG aGAAAAGATTTGAGTCTCCACCAAGCTGGACTGATTTTATAACCCCTGCAATCTGCCTGGGAGCCACTGCAGCACTTGTTGGTATTATGGTGTATCTCTGGAGAGACCGAAAGAAGGGTTCGTACGATCTCACGAAGTGCAATCCGGACACCGTATAG